Proteins from a genomic interval of Quercus lobata isolate SW786 chromosome 11, ValleyOak3.0 Primary Assembly, whole genome shotgun sequence:
- the LOC115966789 gene encoding uncharacterized protein LOC115966789, with the protein MLNKLPDSIVHHILFFLHIKDHSRLSCVSRRCRDLCISTPYVALSNTNYTITEISRRFRFNNFVDRFMSRRNWHGTKLHTFVLHWCFELPLTDEAYRVDTWLSHAVNSGVQRIQLDLSGTERFPLPQFILSCKSMSFLSVKNNNSILKLPSTSSAGRDINTTLQILVLDYLQIEDDFFGEWLSQFKSLKKLITRISRIKRISLVGCGIDTSLQTLVLDSVQIEEEDYFGEWLSHFKSLKELNLTRIRGIKSMSIHNSSIDGLAIKYCDDLVDISIFAEKLRKLHIIWHPHNKSSSVGSLKILAPNLEDFRWGGHVVDYYCIEDFSSKLNLIIALRLSDQLYESSTTYYLHKILCSMQRAKVLSLRDEFVEVLFKYGCLPYSFDNLEYLTIVRMSSFEDKIPAVSSLLRETRSLKWLFLLNDTKVPSKKLSFKLEYWESQDLMFINQLKGIVMELSNRGSDVELMKYLLKNTKELERAIIIYPQTVPTNLIIELRKYKTPPTELVCYHKSSKFARQIRNRHFDI; encoded by the exons ATGTTGAACAAGCTTCCAGACTCTATTGTTCAtcacattcttttctttctccacATAAAAGACCATTCACGACTCAGCTGCGTATCACGAAGATGCAGAGACTTATGCATATCCACTCCATATGTGGCTTTGAGCAACACGAATTACACTATAACTGAAATATCTCGTCGATTTCGCTTCAATAACTTTGTCGATAGGTTCATGTCTCGCCGCAATTGGCATGGCACTAAGTTACACACCTTTGTTCTCCATTGGTGTTTCGAACTACCCCTTACAGACGAGGCATACAGAGTCGACACATGGTTGTCCCATGCAGTGAATTCAGGCGTACAAAGAATTCAACTTGATCTCTCTGGAACTGAACGCTTTCCCTTGCCACAATTTATTCTTAGTTGTAAATCCATGAGTTTTCTCTCGGTCAAGAACAACAACAGCATTCTCAAATTACCCTCTACATCATCAGCTGGCCGTGACATCAATACTACTCTACagattttagttttagattATCTTCAAATCGAAGACGACTTTTTTGGAGAATGGCTGTCACAATTCAAGTCCCTCAAGAAATTGATTACAAGAATAAGCAGAATAAAGAGAATATCCTTAGTTGGTTGTGGTATTGATACTTCGCTCCAAACATTAGTTTTAGATTCTGTTCAAATTGAAGAAGAGGACTACTTTGGAGAATGGCTTTCACATTTCAAGTCCCTCAAGGAATTGAATCTTACAAGAATAAGAGGAATAAAGAGTATGAGTATCCACAACTCGTCCATTGATGGGTTAGCAATTAAATATTGTGATGACCTTGTGGATATTAGTATCTTTGCAGAGAAACTCCGAAAACTTCATATAATTTGGCATCCTCATAATAAATCTTCTAGCGTTGgatcattgaaaattttggCTCCTAATCTTGAAGATTTTCGTTGGGGTGGACATGTCGTGGATTACTATTGCATAGAGGATTTCTCAAGTAAGTTGAATCTCATAATTGCTCTCAGGTTATCTGATCAATTATACGAATCTTCAACCACGTACTATTTGCATAAGATTCTTTGTAGCATGCAAAGGGCCAAAGTCCTATCACTACGGGATGAGTTTGTTGAG GTTTTGTTTAAGTATGGTTGCTTGCCATATTCATTTGATAATTTAGAGTATTTGACTATAGTACGAATGTCTTCCTTTGAAGACAAGATTCCAGCAGTATCCTCCCTTCTTAGAGAAACAAGAAGTCTAAAGTGGCTTTTCTTATTAAACGACACGAAG gTGCCTTCAAAGAAGCTCTCATTTAAATTGGAATATTGGGAATCTCAAGACCTCATGTTTATTAATCAACTGAAAGGTATAGTTATGGAGCTTTCCAATCGGGGGAGTGATGTAGAACTAATGAAATATTTACTCAAGAACACAAAAGAATTGGAAAGGGCGATCATCATATATCCACAAACAGTGCCAACAAATCTCATTATTGAGTTAAGAAAGTACAAGACACCTCCCACAGAATTGGTTTGTTATCACAAATCATCAAAATTTGCACGTCAAATACGCAACAGACATTTTGACATTTAG